In Debaryomyces hansenii CBS767 chromosome B complete sequence, one genomic interval encodes:
- a CDS encoding DEHA2B11176p (similar to CA3172|IPF7676 Candida albicans IPF7676), whose protein sequence is MSDEEDFLSEESYEFEFEEDEDDGVEENENHQDYGMYYNAKGLKDDDPERAIKELRVIIEADSTDEENIEWIFKSYKQLMKINFSKQRYDETLKYFEKLTEIMSKVNKNYSEESMSKILNNYSLANDKQFVSRLYDIILDFLDQSSGSEQYNDRLWLKININKLNILLENREFDKCSGLIKSINHTLSLVSETTRNSYSLEVIAAEIEYYSQSNRASLSELNQLYRKSMTITTAVTHPKIMGTIRECGAKVHFYRGNYEKARLEFYECFKNFDETGSPLKKKILKYLTLCSMLAENEVNPFESQETQTYSQLSEYTNLILLIKCYDELDLQGFNGIIEKIKAENDPLANDEIFNFASNRILENLRSKIIINLLKSYRIIKFEYITKKLNINQEQLEEMILKLASNGKLLNAKLDFISGYIEIDSKQKMSPLPLTIDSKEIYHNMRCLDAINMNGDISDNNDSSDVKYDVDDSMEIDTDSRPRTATSIFEQDASSPSPNKKQRRESILSKILLFNDMPSLEEEWFAVIDSWYKYISSAIPAQMKDELSQKDQIFSEQRAENASNNNLVSMNVNELNPDHSNRNSITQRPTNIAQTSIDESSEFSGIDRIDTLINWCRELRHYQNKLSTVYS, encoded by the exons ATGtctgatgaagaagatttccTATCTGAAGAATCATATGAATTCGagtttgaagaagatgaggATGATGGCGTAGAGGAAAATGAAAATCATCAGGATTATGGAATG TATTACAATGCAAAAGGCTTGAAAGACGATGACCCAGAAAGAGCAATTAAGGAATTGAGAGTGATAATAGAAGCAGATTCGACCGATGAAGAGAATATTGAATGgatatttaaatcatataagcaattgatgaaaatcaaCTTCAGCAAGCAGAGATATGATGAGACACTCAAATACTTCGAGAAATTAACAGAAATAATGCTGAAAGTAAATAAAAACTACTCAGAAGAATCTATGAgtaaaatattgaataattattcCCTTGCAAATGATAAACAATTCGTGTCTAGGTTATATGATATAATCTTGGATTTTTTGGATCAATCAAGTGGATCTGaacaatataatgataGATTGTGGTTAAagattaatataaataaattgaatatactATTAGAAAACagagaatttgataaatgtTCTGGCTTAATCAAACTGATAAATCACACGCTACTGCTAGTATCAGaaacaacaagaaattcatattctttaGAAGTAATTGCTGCCGAAATTGAATACTACTCACAACTGAATAGAGCTAGTCTTTCAGAATTGAACCAACTATATAGAAAAAGTATGACGATCACAACGGCTGTAACACATCCGAAGATTATGGGAACAATTCGAGAATGTGGAGCAAAGGTTCATTTCTACCGAGGTAATTATGAAAAGGCAAGGTTAGAATTCTATGAATGttttaagaattttgaCGAGACTGGTTCTCcgttaaagaaaaaaatactCAAGTACCTAACACTTTGTTCTATGTTAGCTGAAAATGAGGTGAACCCGTTTGAGTCACAAGAGACTCAAACATACTCTCAATTGTCGGAATATACAAACTTAATTCTTCTCATTAAATGctatgatgaattagaCTTACAAGGTTTCAATGGAATtatagaaaaaattaaagctGAAAACGACCCATTGGCCAAcgatgaaattttcaattttgctTCTAATAGGATACTAGAGAACTTAAGAtccaaaataataataaactTGTTGAAGTCGTATagaataatcaaatttgaGTATATcacaaagaaattgaatatcaatCAAGAgcaattagaagaaatgaTATTAAAGTTAGCAAGCAATGGTAAGCTATTAAATGCAAAGTTGGATTTCATTAGTGGGTATATTGAAATCGATTCAAAGCAAAAGATGAGCCCCTTACCATTGACTATCGATTCAAAGGAGATATATCACAATATGAGATGCTTGGATGCGATCAATATGAATGGTGATATTtcagataataatgattcatcTGATGTCAAGTATGATGTGGATGACAGTATGGAAATTGATACCGATTCGAGGCCCAGAACAGCAACTTCCATTTTTGAGCAAGATGCATCATCACCATCTCCTAATAAGAAACAGCGTAGAGAATCTATTCTCTCAAAAATCTTGTTGTTTAATGATATGCCTTCGCTCGAAGAAGAATGGTTTGCTGTCATTGATTCTTGGTACAAATACATATCAAGTGCTATTCCCGCCCAAATGAAAGACGAGCTATCCCAAAaagatcaaatattttctgAACAGCGTGCTGAAAATGCATCCAACAATAATCTTGTTAGTATGAATGTTAATGAGCTTAACCCAGATCATAGTAATAGAAATAGTATTACTCAGAGGCCTACTAATATAGCTCAAACATCGATAGATGAAAGCAGTGAATTCTCAGGGATTGACCGAATCGATACTTTAATCAACTGGTGCAGAGAGCTtcgtcattatcaaaataaattgagtACAGTGTATAGCTAA
- a CDS encoding DEHA2B11220p (similar to uniprot|P31412 Saccharomyces cerevisiae YKL080W VMA5 Vacuolar H+ ATPase subunit C of the catalytic (V1) sector) — MDPLAKYLALSLPQSINAREWLEQSLNGGKSSLYKFVLPDFQIGTLDSLVQQSDELNKLDSQLSTSVAKVVDILNSVTQSSSSKTVNGKQVLNYVESFQWNTSKYRLDKPLTQLVSLISNEAITLDNDVRSSYQTYQNAKSNFLAADRKKNGDLSIKSLHEIVRPEYFVLDSEHLITVLIAVPKNLISDFEKSYETLTEFVIPRSAKVIATDQEYSLYTVTLFKKYQQDFINQAREHKWHPRNDFVYSEETLNNLRKEFDLSKATESKSKNDLIRLATTAYSDIFAGWVHIKAIRIYVESVLRYGLPPQFDCYLIKFDKANFKNMSKSKKELVSKFGYLGGDGMNNNANLQEYASLVDTEYEPFVLYEMEIV; from the coding sequence ATGGATCCACTTGCAAAGTATTTGGCACTTTCATTACCCCAATCTATCAACGCTCGGGAATGGTTAGAGCAAAGTTTGAATGGGGGgaaatcttcattatataaGTTTGTATTACCAGATTTCCAAATAGGGACGTTGGATTCGTTGGTTCAACAAagtgatgaattaaataagcTAGACTCACAATTGAGCACATCGGTTGCTAAAgttgttgatattttaaattcagTTACCCAATCGTCGTCATCAAAAACTGTTAACGGAAAGCAAGTTTTGAATTATGTTGAATCATTTCAGTGGAATACTTCCAAGTATAGATTAGATAAACCACTTACACAATTGGTGAGTTTGATTTCTAACGAAGCCATTACGTTGGACAATGATGTGAGAAGCTCGTATCAGACATACCAAAATGCCAAGTCGAACTTTTTGGCTGCAGatagaaagaaaaatggaGATTTATCGATAAAGTCTCTCCATGAGATCGTTAGACCAGAATATTTTGTGTTAGACTCGGAGCATTTAATTACTGTATTAATAGCGGTTCctaagaatttgatttctgATTTCGAAAAATCGTACGAAACCTTAACCGAATTTGTCATACCAAGATCTGCTAAAGTTATAGCAACTGACCAAGAATATTCTTTGTACACAGTCACCTTGTTCAAGAAGTATCAACAGGACTTCATTAACCAAGCAAGAGAACATAAATGGCATCCACGTAATGACTTTGTTTATTCTGAAGAAACCTTAAACAACTTgagaaaagaatttgatttaagTAAAGCAACAGAATCTAAATCTAAGAATGACTTGATTCGTTTGGCCACCACAGCATACTCGGATATTTTTGCTGGTTGGGTCCATATTAAGGCTATAAGAATTTATGTTGAATCTGTTTTGAGATATGGTTTACCTCCACAATTCGACTgttatttaattaaatttgacAAGGCAAATTTTAAGAATATGAGCAAATCTAAGAAAGAATTGGTTTCTAAGTTCGGCTACTTAGGTGGTGACGGAATGAATAATAACGCAAACCTTCAAGAATATGCCTCGTTAGTGGATACTGAATATGAGCCGTTTGTCTTGTACGAAATGGAGATAGTCTAG
- a CDS encoding DEHA2B11242p (similar to uniprot|P36080 Saccharomyces cerevisiae YKL082C RRP14 Required for normal pre-rRNA Processing): MSNSLEERLKTHSTAFDGLLSLIPAKYYYDDATQDQWQQKKKSKQEMQQNKRAKLDPTSREDADDYSNSHASAKDVMDNKSKTAKKVSLPSKDKLPKPIVDDDSDEVEIPDMDVDDDDEEDSMNSNGQEEQADEYEQEEEKDEASDSLIQNSTQLVFDDDGNELSADGSGKVEKTNDKPNKKTNKKELSPEEQKKKKENLAKLREKLSAKISVLKEKRKAPGSKTGVAKSRDQILEERKRKDELRRQEKLKRKLAALDEDEDDDEASDSDSDDDADAKQDKSVLYGNITFNDGSRVTSDLSNIRSTAEKKKLKGPANNDIKAHLLKLEQKKHKLSHLTPEEQEKQKEKDQWQRVISQAEGVKVKDDEKLLKKALKRKEKQKLKSEIEWKERKQIVKDTVSARSKRREENLKARKDNKGKKGKQQPKLRKFTGTINNFANSKKKRAGFEGNAKSGKGKK, translated from the exons ATGAGTAATTCATTAGAA GAGAGGTTAAAAACCCATTCAACGGCATTTGATGGCTTATTATCGTTAATACCTGCTAAATATTACTACGACGATGCAACACAAGACCAATGGcaacagaagaaaaagtCGAAGCAAGAAATGCAACAGAACAAAAGAGCTAAATTAGATCCTACCTCGAGAGAGGATGCAGATGATTATAGCAATTCGCATGCCAGTGCCAAAGATGTGATGGATAACAAGTCTAAGACGGCCAAAAAAGTTAGTTTGCCATCGAAGGATAAGCTACCAAAACCAATAGTCGATGATGACAGtgatgaagttgaaattcCAGACATGGATGtagatgacgatgacgagGAAGATAGCATGAATTCGAACGGCCAAGAAGAACAAGCAGATGAATACGAAcaggaagaagaaaaggacGAGGCATCGGACTCTTTAATACAAAATAGTACTCAATTAGTGTTCGATGACGATGGAAACGAGCTTTCAGCAGATGGGTCTGGTAAGGTTGAGAAGACCAACGataaaccaaataaaaaGACGAATAAGAAGGAATTATCTCCTGAagaacaaaagaagaagaaggagaaCTTAGCCAAGTTGAGAGAAAAGTTGTCAGCTAAAATTAGTGttttaaaagaaaagagaaaGGCGCCTGGTTCTAAGACAGGAGTAGCAAAATCAAGGGACCAAATCTTGGAAGAACGTAAAAGAAAGGACGAGTTAAGAagacaagaaaaattaaagagaAAACTTGCGGCATTGGACGAAGACGAAGACGACGACGAGGCTTCGGACTCGGATTCCGATGACGATGCAGATGCCAAACAAGACAAATCAGTATTATATGGAAACATAACATTCAACGACGGATCCAGAGTCACGTCTGATTTAAGCAATATTCGCTCCACCGCcgaaaagaagaagctcAAAGGCCCTGCGAATAACGACATCAAAGCGCATCTATTAAAATTAGAGCAGAAGAAGCATAAATTATCGCATTTAACCCcagaagaacaagaaaaacaGAAGGAAAAGGACCAATGGCAAAGAGTGATTTCGCAGGCTGAAGGTGTTAAAGTCAAAGACGACGAAAAACTCTTGAAGAAAGCCCTCAAAAGAAAGGAAAagcaaaaattgaagagcGAAATCGAGTGGAAGGAAAGAAAGCAAATAGTAAAAGATACGGTTTCAGCAAGACTGAAGAGAAGAGAAGAGAACTTGAAAGCAAGAAAAGATAATAAAGGTAAAAAGGGTAAGCAGCAACCAAAATTACGTAAGTTTACCGGTACTATTAACAACTTCGCCAATAGTAAGAAAAAGAGAGCCGGTTTCGAAGGCAATGCGAAGTCTGGCAAAGGTAAGAAATGA